From Leptolyngbya iicbica LK, a single genomic window includes:
- the pdeM gene encoding ligase-associated DNA damage response endonuclease PdeM, producing the protein METVVLNHQTLTLLPEKAVYLPQQAALLVSDVHLGKSETFQHCGIPIPSQVNQATLQRLQQAQSRTQATRLFILGDLFHARSGMVDEVIDAWLKFLATTQFEAHLILGNHDRPLASELSQFSLTCYTEPIDLDDILLSHEPLPNNDTLNVCGHIHPCVQVGGKGDRLRLPCFYWEAALQRLTLPSFGDFTGGHTISLTAETTAYAIADDAIVPFSR; encoded by the coding sequence ATGGAAACGGTTGTCCTAAACCATCAAACGCTGACCCTACTGCCCGAAAAAGCCGTTTATCTGCCCCAACAGGCCGCCCTGCTGGTCTCTGACGTACATTTGGGCAAATCCGAAACCTTTCAACATTGCGGCATTCCCATCCCCAGCCAAGTTAACCAGGCCACGCTACAGCGACTGCAGCAAGCCCAATCCCGGACCCAAGCCACGCGACTCTTTATCCTGGGCGATTTGTTTCATGCTCGATCTGGCATGGTGGATGAAGTGATTGATGCCTGGCTCAAGTTTTTAGCGACTACACAGTTCGAGGCCCACCTGATTCTCGGCAACCACGATCGCCCCCTCGCCAGCGAACTCTCGCAGTTCTCTCTGACCTGCTACACCGAGCCCATTGATTTGGATGACATCCTCCTCAGCCACGAGCCCCTACCCAATAACGACACCTTAAACGTGTGCGGCCACATCCATCCCTGCGTACAGGTAGGGGGCAAAGGCGATCGCCTGCGATTACCCTGCTTTTACTGGGAAGCGGCCCTCCAGCGTCTTACCCTGCCATCATTTGGCGACTTTACCGGGGGGCATACCATTTCGCTAACCGCTGAAACCACCGCTTATGCGATCGCTGACGATGCCATCGTGCCGTTTAGCCGTTAA
- a CDS encoding isopenicillin N synthase family dioxygenase, with amino-acid sequence MPQRLVFEERRLSLKWGRSRLPLVTTMSQTIPVLSLQQFLQGTPAEQSAFVQQLGEALGAIGFFALVDHGIDGGLIQAAYAAAEAVFTLPASVKQQYEDRALHGQRGFTAFGREHAKDSPYPDLKEFWHIGPEQVLPMNLWPAEVPSFKPAMLTLFTELDRCAQVLLEACARFLDLPPRSLADATVNSPTLLRVLHYPPVSPEQPPAQLRAAAHEDINLITLLCEATAPGLELQQGDGTWLPIAAIPGQIIVDTGDMLQNLTNGLFKSTTHRVLNPDNDRDRRFSLPFFVHPRAEIDLSPRPGCVARTGGKPRFPQITAGEYLHLRLQEIGLT; translated from the coding sequence GTGCCACAGCGTTTAGTGTTTGAGGAGCGACGACTCTCGCTAAAGTGGGGGCGATCGCGGCTCCCGTTGGTAACCACCATGTCCCAAACCATTCCTGTTTTGAGTCTGCAACAGTTTTTGCAAGGTACGCCAGCGGAGCAGTCTGCTTTTGTGCAGCAATTGGGCGAGGCGTTGGGGGCGATCGGGTTTTTCGCCCTTGTCGATCACGGCATTGATGGCGGGCTCATTCAAGCCGCCTATGCGGCAGCCGAAGCGGTGTTTACGCTGCCCGCTAGCGTCAAGCAGCAGTACGAAGACCGAGCGCTGCACGGTCAGCGAGGGTTTACGGCGTTTGGACGCGAGCACGCCAAGGACTCTCCCTATCCCGATCTCAAGGAGTTTTGGCACATTGGCCCAGAGCAGGTTTTGCCAATGAATCTGTGGCCAGCGGAGGTACCGAGTTTTAAGCCCGCGATGTTGACCTTATTTACCGAGCTCGATCGCTGTGCGCAAGTTTTGCTCGAAGCCTGTGCGCGATTTCTTGATTTGCCCCCAAGGTCGCTGGCTGATGCGACGGTGAATAGTCCGACGCTATTACGGGTTTTGCATTATCCGCCGGTGTCGCCGGAACAGCCCCCGGCGCAGCTGCGGGCAGCGGCCCACGAAGATATCAACCTGATTACGTTACTCTGCGAAGCGACGGCTCCAGGATTGGAATTGCAGCAAGGGGATGGCACTTGGTTACCGATCGCGGCGATTCCGGGGCAGATCATTGTGGATACGGGGGATATGCTGCAAAACCTGACGAATGGCTTATTCAAAAGCACGACTCATCGGGTGCTGAACCCGGACAACGATCGCGATCGGCGGTTTTCGCTACCGTTTTTTGTCCACCCTCGTGCAGAAATTGATTTGTCACCGCGTCCGGGTTGTGTGGCTCGCACAGGCGGCAAACCCCGTTTTCCACAAATTACAGCTGGGGAATATCTGCATCTGCGCCTGCAAGAAATTGGGTTGACTTAG